The following are encoded together in the Pseudoalteromonas shioyasakiensis genome:
- a CDS encoding MFS transporter: protein MNNNKPTLSFWQIWNMCFGFLGIQFGFALQNGNVSRIFQTLGANVDDIPILWVAAPLTGLIVQPIIGYWSDKTWNKLGRRRPFFFYGAILTTLSLFIMPNSPSLWIAAGMLWIMDASINVTMEPFRALVSDNLPKKQRATGYAMQSFFIGIGAVVASALPWMMTNWFDIANTAPAGQIPDSVKFSFYFGAVVLIIAVFWTVFTTKEYSPEELESFHEQEQSDDSGEVQSDVNFNKGAAIFTVLGLVVLGVVTGLSLEKELYLLAGGLISFGVIQFIAGALKAKNATSGGFYQVVNDVFTMPETMKQLAWVQFFSWFSLFAMWIYTTSAVTSFHYGSSDTSSLAYNNGADWVGVLFAAYNGFAAIAALCIPVIVKKVGLKMAHAINLVLGALGLVSFIIIKDPSLLIWPMIGVGFAWASILSLPYAMLSTSVPSKKMGVYMGIFNFFIVIPQLLAASVLGLILRHFFDNQPIYALVLGAVSFVLAAVAVLRVKQQ, encoded by the coding sequence ATGAATAATAACAAACCAACGCTAAGCTTTTGGCAAATATGGAATATGTGTTTTGGATTCCTTGGAATCCAATTTGGCTTTGCATTACAAAACGGTAATGTAAGCCGTATTTTTCAAACATTAGGTGCCAATGTTGATGATATTCCTATTCTTTGGGTTGCAGCGCCACTCACAGGTCTTATCGTACAACCTATTATTGGTTATTGGAGTGATAAAACATGGAATAAGTTAGGTCGTCGTCGTCCGTTCTTTTTCTATGGGGCTATTTTAACGACGTTATCGTTATTCATTATGCCTAACTCACCAAGCCTGTGGATTGCGGCGGGTATGTTATGGATCATGGATGCGTCAATTAACGTGACTATGGAGCCATTCCGTGCCCTTGTCAGTGATAACCTGCCTAAAAAACAACGTGCAACTGGTTATGCAATGCAGAGCTTCTTCATTGGTATCGGTGCGGTTGTCGCGTCTGCATTACCTTGGATGATGACTAACTGGTTTGATATTGCCAATACAGCACCTGCAGGGCAAATTCCAGATTCTGTAAAATTCTCGTTTTACTTTGGCGCAGTAGTTTTAATTATTGCTGTGTTTTGGACCGTATTTACTACTAAAGAATATTCACCAGAAGAACTTGAAAGCTTTCACGAACAAGAGCAAAGCGATGACTCGGGCGAGGTTCAAAGTGATGTAAACTTTAACAAAGGCGCTGCAATCTTTACGGTTCTTGGTCTTGTGGTACTTGGTGTTGTTACGGGGTTATCGCTTGAAAAAGAGCTTTATTTACTTGCTGGTGGTTTGATTAGCTTTGGTGTTATTCAATTTATTGCTGGTGCTTTAAAGGCTAAAAACGCAACCAGTGGTGGCTTTTATCAGGTTGTGAATGATGTATTCACTATGCCAGAAACGATGAAACAATTGGCTTGGGTACAATTTTTTAGCTGGTTCTCATTATTTGCAATGTGGATTTACACCACATCGGCAGTAACTAGCTTCCACTACGGCAGCAGTGATACAAGCTCTCTTGCCTACAATAACGGTGCGGATTGGGTTGGTGTATTGTTTGCCGCTTACAATGGTTTTGCTGCCATTGCAGCACTGTGTATTCCGGTTATCGTTAAAAAAGTAGGGCTAAAAATGGCTCACGCTATCAACCTAGTGCTAGGTGCATTGGGTCTGGTCAGCTTCATTATTATCAAAGATCCAAGTTTACTGATCTGGCCAATGATTGGAGTAGGGTTTGCTTGGGCGTCAATTCTATCTTTACCATACGCAATGTTAAGTACCTCAGTACCAAGTAAAAAAATGGGTGTGTACATGGGTATCTTTAACTTCTTTATTGTTATTCCGCAGCTTTTAGCGGCAAGCGTATTAGGCCTAATTTTACGTCACTTTTTTGATAATCAACCGATTTATGCGTTAGTGCTAGGTGCAGTGTCATTCGTACTAGCAGCGGTCGCTGTACTGCGCGTTAAGCAACAATAA
- a CDS encoding glucan 1,4-alpha-glucosidase: protein MKKFNLITASLLALGLTACSSEQSVNTAVEQVSAPGAPGVEPFWAYSGKTGIGTSYEQYQDGHYSDAAATGKVSKVWFSIAKGMITETMFGLIHQAQIKDMQFVVVGKDFTVTENDDLDVSIDYLYKDDAGRPLSLAYKVVSKDKQGRFTLEKHIFTDPNGQTLFVRSVFNTDLEGVKAYVNVNPYIDNNGLDDFAKVTDEGLVAWQDDSFLSLQAAQPFKKASVGFTGVSDGLKELKASQSLSTTYQSTGDKSGNVSLLAELGEVSKNTTFDLALSFGNSEAASLKEGQASLNQGYQKVLAAYNGEGAAIGWQDYLTSLEPLSTLTNSTADNGKLLYTSAMVLKAQEDKTHAGALIASLSNPWGETVSAKTGSTGYKAVWVRDFYQVAMAFMAMGDTRTAKTAFEYLEKVQVTDNTPGNGGDTGWFLQKTHVDGELEWVGVQLDQTAMPIMLAWKLHQADVLSDQELTDWYGKMLKPAADFLVDGGLAKILWNDTQITPPATQQERWEEQNGFSPSTTAAVVAGLVTAADIAKKAGDTKNAERYISTAKTYNSEIESTMFTTKGNLKSENSDGEYFIRIGQDKDPNSSTTLNANNGREGFDKKQILDGGFLELVRYGVRDALAASIVKTLPEYDDETLVDNLQVRYTFNFADGSGSFPGYRRYGNDGYGEDEVTGNNYAEGGNNTPGQRGRVWPFFTGERGHYEIAAANATNSLDAMKQQAIKDTYVKGMEAFANEGMMLPEQVWDGVGNNKAGYQLGEGTNSATPLAWTHAEYIKLLRSVSDKHVWDHYPVVEKALK, encoded by the coding sequence ATGAAAAAATTTAATCTCATTACAGCAAGCTTGTTAGCGTTAGGTTTAACAGCTTGTAGTTCAGAGCAATCAGTTAATACAGCAGTTGAGCAGGTGTCTGCGCCAGGAGCACCGGGTGTTGAGCCTTTTTGGGCATACTCTGGTAAAACAGGTATTGGTACATCTTACGAGCAATACCAAGACGGCCACTATAGCGACGCAGCTGCTACTGGCAAAGTATCAAAAGTTTGGTTTTCAATCGCGAAAGGCATGATCACCGAAACCATGTTTGGTTTAATTCACCAAGCACAAATCAAAGATATGCAGTTTGTTGTAGTTGGTAAAGACTTTACCGTTACAGAGAACGATGATCTCGATGTAAGCATTGATTATTTATACAAAGACGACGCAGGGCGCCCATTATCGCTTGCTTACAAAGTAGTAAGTAAAGATAAGCAAGGTCGTTTCACCTTAGAAAAACATATTTTTACAGATCCAAACGGCCAAACATTGTTTGTTCGTAGCGTGTTTAATACTGACCTTGAAGGTGTAAAAGCCTACGTTAATGTGAATCCTTACATTGATAATAACGGTTTAGATGACTTTGCAAAAGTGACTGATGAGGGTCTAGTTGCTTGGCAAGATGATAGCTTTTTATCTTTACAAGCCGCTCAACCATTTAAAAAGGCAAGCGTTGGCTTTACCGGTGTAAGTGATGGCTTAAAAGAGTTAAAAGCATCGCAATCATTATCAACGACTTACCAAAGTACTGGTGATAAGTCGGGTAATGTGAGCTTACTTGCAGAGCTTGGTGAAGTATCAAAAAACACCACTTTTGATTTAGCTTTAAGCTTTGGTAACTCTGAAGCTGCAAGCTTAAAAGAAGGTCAAGCAAGTTTAAACCAAGGCTACCAAAAAGTACTTGCTGCATATAACGGTGAGGGTGCTGCAATTGGTTGGCAAGACTACTTAACGAGCCTTGAACCTTTGAGCACATTAACTAACAGCACCGCAGATAATGGTAAGTTGCTTTATACCAGCGCCATGGTGTTAAAAGCGCAAGAAGATAAAACTCATGCTGGTGCTTTAATTGCGTCACTGTCTAACCCTTGGGGTGAAACAGTATCAGCCAAAACAGGTTCTACCGGTTATAAAGCGGTTTGGGTACGTGATTTCTATCAAGTAGCAATGGCATTTATGGCCATGGGTGATACACGCACTGCTAAAACGGCGTTTGAATATTTAGAAAAAGTACAAGTAACAGATAACACACCAGGCAATGGTGGTGACACGGGTTGGTTCTTACAAAAGACTCACGTTGATGGTGAGCTTGAGTGGGTAGGTGTTCAGCTTGACCAAACAGCAATGCCAATTATGTTAGCGTGGAAACTACATCAAGCTGACGTACTTAGCGATCAAGAGCTGACAGATTGGTATGGCAAAATGTTAAAACCAGCTGCTGATTTCTTAGTTGATGGTGGCCTTGCGAAAATTCTTTGGAACGACACACAAATTACACCGCCAGCAACGCAACAAGAGCGTTGGGAAGAACAAAATGGTTTCTCTCCATCAACAACTGCAGCGGTTGTTGCAGGCCTTGTGACAGCTGCTGATATTGCTAAAAAAGCAGGTGACACTAAAAATGCAGAGCGTTACATATCAACGGCTAAAACCTACAACAGTGAAATTGAAAGCACCATGTTTACGACTAAAGGTAACCTTAAGTCTGAAAACAGCGATGGTGAATATTTCATTCGTATCGGTCAAGACAAAGATCCAAACTCATCAACCACACTTAATGCTAATAACGGGCGTGAAGGCTTTGATAAAAAGCAAATCCTTGATGGTGGTTTCTTAGAGCTTGTACGTTATGGTGTTCGTGATGCACTTGCTGCAAGCATTGTAAAAACATTACCAGAATACGATGACGAAACCTTAGTCGATAATCTGCAAGTGCGTTACACCTTTAATTTTGCTGATGGCTCGGGTTCATTCCCAGGCTACCGCCGCTATGGTAACGATGGTTACGGTGAAGATGAAGTGACAGGTAACAACTATGCCGAAGGTGGCAATAACACCCCTGGTCAACGTGGTCGTGTATGGCCGTTTTTCACAGGTGAACGCGGTCACTATGAAATCGCTGCAGCAAACGCAACTAATAGCCTTGATGCGATGAAGCAACAAGCGATTAAAGACACCTATGTAAAAGGTATGGAAGCATTTGCCAATGAAGGCATGATGTTACCTGAACAAGTTTGGGATGGCGTAGGCAATAATAAAGCAGGCTATCAGTTAGGTGAGGGTACAAACTCAGCCACACCACTGGCTTGGACTCACGCTGAATACATTAAGTTACTCCGCTCAGTGAGTGATAAACATGTATGGGATCATTACCCAGTGGTTGAAAAAGCCCTCAAGTAA
- a CDS encoding alpha/beta hydrolase gives MFKKLICLTLMLFSGVTFANVIIPEVSEGHLDVKKNFSSKYVESRFLNIWLPPGYSNTRKYDVLYMHDGRMLFDAKTTWNKQEWQVDEVAAKLIQSGKVKPFIVVGIPNALENRHSEYFPQKVFESLAKQKQANLYELERYPGQKLFYSKVYSDNYARFVVEEVIPFIEKNYSVNKGFEHRYIAGSSMGGLISWYTLLQYPNEFAGAICMSTHWPGIFTYDEQVFTAFKQYISDNIGKLTTQKVYFDYGDGTLDSMYPDLQKQIDNVFMQHGYPASLWQSQYFPGATHAEVDWAKRLQIPLEFMFRANAQAL, from the coding sequence ATGTTTAAGAAATTAATTTGTTTAACCTTGATGCTATTTTCAGGTGTCACTTTTGCAAATGTGATAATCCCTGAGGTGTCAGAAGGGCATCTTGATGTTAAGAAAAACTTTAGTTCAAAGTATGTTGAGAGCCGTTTTTTAAATATCTGGTTACCACCAGGTTATAGCAACACACGTAAGTATGATGTTTTATATATGCATGATGGTCGAATGTTGTTTGATGCCAAAACAACATGGAATAAACAAGAGTGGCAAGTTGATGAAGTTGCCGCTAAGTTAATTCAAAGCGGTAAAGTTAAGCCATTTATAGTTGTTGGCATTCCAAATGCGCTAGAAAATCGTCATAGTGAGTATTTTCCACAAAAAGTATTTGAAAGTTTAGCAAAGCAAAAACAAGCAAATTTATATGAGTTAGAGAGGTATCCAGGGCAAAAGCTGTTTTACTCTAAGGTATATTCAGATAACTATGCTCGCTTTGTCGTTGAAGAAGTCATTCCTTTTATTGAGAAAAACTATTCAGTAAATAAAGGTTTTGAGCACCGGTATATTGCAGGATCAAGCATGGGAGGGCTTATTTCTTGGTATACACTACTTCAATATCCTAATGAGTTTGCTGGTGCAATTTGTATGTCTACGCATTGGCCAGGAATTTTTACCTATGACGAACAAGTATTTACTGCTTTCAAGCAGTATATTTCTGACAATATTGGCAAATTAACAACACAAAAAGTTTACTTCGATTATGGAGACGGCACATTAGACTCAATGTATCCTGATCTTCAAAAACAAATTGATAATGTATTTATGCAACACGGTTATCCAGCTTCGTTATGGCAGAGTCAATATTTCCCAGGTGCGACGCATGCAGAAGTTGATTGGGCTAAGCGATTGCAAATCCCACTTGAGTTTATGTTCAGAGCAAACGCGCAAGCACTGTAA
- a CDS encoding sialate O-acetylesterase gives MLKKLALCGLLAISTQSKADDYLLYFMGGQSNMEGFGFNKDLPAQYKKPVENTLFFFGNPVADDALNGGKGVWTNLMPGFGTGARSTDHSIILSDRFGPELSFGKRLSELTDKKIAIIKYARGGSSIALGASGFGTWGQNYADNTKINQWDNFQTTVRAALANNDIDGDGVADTLVPAGIIWMQGEADAYHEQASKVYLANLTSLMNDMKMTFGDKALPIILGRIEDSGKTPQTRMMPYIESVWDAQKKFVKSNANAHLVAFDEPVEFIEDKWHYKSNYYIKLGNLFAEKAAETLAK, from the coding sequence ATGTTAAAAAAACTAGCCTTATGTGGTTTGTTAGCGATAAGCACGCAAAGTAAAGCGGATGACTATTTACTTTACTTTATGGGGGGCCAATCAAATATGGAAGGTTTTGGCTTTAATAAAGACTTACCTGCGCAGTATAAAAAGCCAGTTGAAAATACCTTATTCTTTTTTGGTAACCCTGTTGCTGATGATGCATTAAATGGTGGCAAAGGTGTTTGGACCAATTTAATGCCTGGTTTTGGAACAGGCGCAAGATCGACAGATCATTCAATTATTTTATCTGACAGGTTTGGTCCTGAATTGAGTTTTGGTAAACGTTTATCTGAGCTCACTGATAAGAAAATAGCCATTATCAAATATGCACGTGGAGGCTCATCTATTGCGCTTGGGGCTTCAGGCTTTGGTACATGGGGGCAGAACTATGCTGACAACACCAAGATTAACCAATGGGATAACTTTCAAACTACAGTAAGAGCTGCACTAGCTAACAATGATATAGATGGTGATGGTGTAGCAGATACTTTAGTCCCGGCAGGGATCATTTGGATGCAGGGTGAGGCAGATGCCTATCATGAGCAAGCATCTAAGGTTTATTTAGCTAATTTAACAAGCCTAATGAATGATATGAAAATGACATTTGGCGATAAGGCGTTACCAATTATCCTCGGCAGAATCGAAGACTCTGGTAAAACACCTCAAACACGCATGATGCCATATATAGAGAGTGTATGGGATGCTCAAAAAAAGTTTGTTAAATCAAATGCTAATGCTCATTTAGTCGCCTTTGATGAGCCTGTCGAATTCATTGAAGATAAATGGCACTATAAAAGTAATTACTATATAAAACTAGGTAACCTTTTTGCAGAAAAAGCAGCCGAAACATTAGCTAAGTAA
- a CDS encoding DUF1287 domain-containing protein: protein MGWGPKMEDMLFTYKITGHYRYKP from the coding sequence ATAGGCTGGGGCCCTAAAATGGAAGATATGTTATTCACTTACAAAATTACAGGGCATTACCGATATAAACCCTAA
- a CDS encoding OsmC domain/YcaO domain-containing protein translates to MEIKVNFLDNLRLEAKFDDFSVIADQPIRYKGDGTAPSPFDYFLASSALCAAYFIKVYCNSRDIPTDGIRVAQNNIVDPEDRYNQIFQIQVELPESLSEKDRTGILRSVERCTVKRVIQTGPEFKIDTVESIEADAQAMLMAKPGGDSNTFILGKDLPLEETIANMTAILAELGMKIEISSWRNIVPNVWSLHIRDAASPMCFTNGKGATKESALCSALGEFIERLNCNFFYNDQFLGEDIANSEFVHYPNEKWFALTDDDSLPEGILDDYTREIYNPEGELCGSHLIDTNSGNKERGICSIPYVRQSDGETVYFPSNLIENLFLSNGMSAGNNFAEAKVQCLSEIFERAVKRQIIEQEIVLPDVPEDVLNKYPGIVAGINGLEEQGFPVVVKDASLGGQFPVMCVTLMNPKTGGVFASFGAHPSFEVALERSLTELLQGRSFEGLNDVPKPTFNSMAVSEPENFVEHFIDSTGVISWRFFSSKHDYEFVEWDFSGSNEEETASLFGILESLGKEAYIAEFSDLGTACRILVPDYSEVYPVEDLIWDNTNKALNFREDILNLHRLSEDQLADLVERLEESELDNYIDIITLIGIEFDENTVWGQLTILELKLLIYLALGDLEAAMELVEAFLQYNDNTIVERGLFYQAMHATLEVALSDDLEIEDYIHSFTRMFGQETMDAVVGSINGDVMFYGLTETSMKLEGLDRHLRLIESYKKLHTARAKKAGL, encoded by the coding sequence ATGGAAATTAAAGTTAATTTTCTCGACAACCTCAGACTTGAAGCCAAGTTTGATGATTTCTCTGTCATTGCAGACCAACCTATTCGCTATAAAGGTGATGGCACTGCACCAAGTCCATTCGATTACTTCTTAGCATCTTCTGCATTGTGTGCGGCTTACTTTATTAAAGTGTATTGTAATTCACGCGATATCCCGACAGATGGTATTCGTGTTGCACAAAACAATATCGTTGATCCAGAAGACCGCTATAACCAAATTTTTCAAATTCAGGTTGAGTTACCAGAAAGCCTTTCTGAGAAAGACCGCACGGGTATTTTACGTTCTGTTGAGCGTTGTACAGTAAAACGTGTTATTCAAACTGGCCCAGAATTTAAAATCGATACTGTTGAAAGCATCGAAGCAGACGCGCAAGCAATGTTGATGGCAAAACCAGGTGGTGACAGTAATACCTTTATTTTAGGTAAAGACTTACCCCTTGAAGAAACCATCGCAAATATGACGGCCATCCTTGCAGAGTTAGGGATGAAAATCGAAATTTCTTCTTGGCGTAATATTGTGCCAAATGTATGGTCACTTCATATTCGTGATGCAGCTTCGCCTATGTGTTTTACCAACGGTAAAGGTGCAACTAAAGAAAGCGCGCTATGCTCAGCTTTGGGCGAGTTTATTGAGCGCTTAAACTGTAACTTCTTCTATAACGATCAGTTCTTAGGCGAAGACATTGCCAATAGCGAGTTTGTTCATTACCCAAATGAAAAGTGGTTTGCTCTGACTGATGATGACTCTCTACCAGAGGGCATATTAGATGATTATACCCGTGAAATTTATAATCCAGAGGGGGAGCTATGTGGCTCACACTTAATCGATACTAACTCTGGTAATAAAGAACGTGGTATTTGCTCTATTCCTTATGTTCGCCAGTCAGACGGTGAAACGGTTTATTTCCCTTCAAACCTAATTGAAAACTTATTCTTAAGTAATGGTATGAGTGCTGGTAACAACTTTGCCGAAGCAAAAGTACAGTGTTTATCTGAAATTTTTGAGCGTGCAGTTAAGCGCCAAATCATTGAGCAAGAAATTGTTTTACCAGACGTACCAGAGGACGTTTTAAACAAGTACCCAGGTATTGTTGCGGGTATTAATGGTCTTGAAGAACAAGGTTTCCCTGTTGTAGTAAAAGATGCCTCGCTAGGTGGTCAGTTCCCAGTGATGTGCGTAACACTCATGAACCCTAAAACAGGCGGTGTATTTGCTTCTTTTGGTGCGCACCCAAGCTTTGAAGTGGCGTTAGAGCGCAGCTTAACTGAGTTATTACAAGGCAGAAGCTTCGAAGGCTTAAACGATGTACCTAAGCCAACGTTCAATAGTATGGCAGTTTCTGAGCCTGAAAACTTTGTAGAACACTTCATTGACTCAACGGGCGTGATCTCATGGCGCTTCTTCAGTTCTAAACACGATTATGAGTTTGTTGAATGGGATTTCTCTGGTAGCAATGAGGAAGAAACAGCGAGCTTATTCGGTATATTAGAAAGCTTAGGAAAAGAAGCTTACATTGCTGAGTTCTCAGATCTTGGTACAGCATGCCGTATTTTAGTGCCTGATTACTCAGAAGTGTATCCTGTGGAAGACTTGATTTGGGATAATACCAATAAAGCACTTAACTTCCGCGAAGATATCTTAAATCTACATCGTTTATCAGAAGATCAACTTGCTGATTTAGTTGAGCGCCTAGAAGAAAGTGAACTAGATAACTACATAGATATCATCACGTTAATTGGCATTGAGTTTGATGAAAACACAGTGTGGGGTCAGTTAACTATTCTTGAGCTAAAACTACTTATATACCTAGCACTTGGTGATTTAGAAGCAGCAATGGAGCTTGTTGAAGCATTCTTACAGTATAACGACAACACCATTGTTGAACGCGGCTTATTCTACCAGGCAATGCACGCAACGTTAGAAGTTGCACTGAGCGATGACCTTGAGATTGAAGATTACATTCATAGCTTCACCCGTATGTTTGGTCAAGAAACGATGGATGCCGTCGTTGGCTCAATCAACGGCGATGTAATGTTCTATGGTTTAACAGAAACCAGCATGAAGCTTGAGGGCTTAGACAGACACCTTCGTTTAATCGAAAGTTACAAAAAGCTACACACTGCTCGCGCTAAAAAAGCAGGGCTATAA
- a CDS encoding LacI family DNA-binding transcriptional regulator, with the protein MKGKATSFDIAHYAGVSQSTVSRALRNSPLVNEETRRRVHEVAKQLNYKVDKNASNLRTQQSSTLALLLFEDPTSDESQINPFFLAMLGSITRACAKEGYDLLVSFQSSSSDWQADYEDSHRADGLILLGYGDYLDYQPKFKTLIDQHTKFVCWGASVDNRPDLTVSCDNYGGGKLAAEHLLATGRTDCAFIGDASDHSPEFFARYQGFKDAFLAKGVALNERKMANAISTEESGYHATRSLIANNIRFNSLFAASDLIAIGAIRALKEAKIKVPDDVHVVGFDNIAVASFVNPPLTTVQQDTTLAGQMLVDNLLKLIRGEDVENTLLPPRLIIRGSSV; encoded by the coding sequence ATGAAAGGTAAGGCGACATCTTTTGACATTGCACATTATGCGGGTGTGTCGCAGTCAACCGTGTCTCGCGCGCTGCGAAATAGCCCTTTGGTCAACGAAGAAACGCGTCGACGTGTTCATGAGGTAGCAAAACAGCTCAACTATAAAGTTGATAAAAATGCCAGTAACTTAAGAACTCAACAAAGTAGCACCCTCGCTCTGTTATTATTTGAAGATCCCACTTCGGATGAATCACAAATAAACCCTTTCTTTTTGGCGATGCTGGGCAGTATTACGAGAGCCTGTGCAAAAGAAGGCTACGACTTACTGGTATCGTTTCAGTCGAGCAGCTCTGATTGGCAAGCCGATTATGAAGACAGCCACCGTGCAGATGGCCTAATCTTGCTCGGTTATGGTGATTACCTCGATTATCAACCTAAATTTAAAACCTTAATTGACCAACACACTAAGTTTGTCTGTTGGGGTGCAAGCGTAGATAACCGTCCAGATTTAACGGTCAGCTGCGATAACTACGGCGGTGGTAAATTAGCAGCTGAGCATTTACTTGCAACCGGTAGAACTGATTGTGCATTTATTGGTGATGCTTCTGATCATAGCCCTGAGTTTTTTGCTCGCTACCAAGGCTTTAAAGATGCGTTCTTAGCCAAAGGCGTGGCTTTAAACGAACGTAAGATGGCAAATGCTATTTCTACAGAAGAATCAGGCTATCACGCGACTCGTTCCCTCATAGCAAATAACATTCGTTTTAACTCATTGTTTGCCGCCAGTGATCTTATTGCTATTGGTGCTATTCGCGCACTGAAAGAAGCAAAAATCAAGGTTCCTGATGATGTACATGTTGTTGGTTTTGATAACATTGCGGTTGCCAGCTTTGTAAACCCACCACTTACCACCGTACAACAAGACACCACCCTCGCCGGTCAAATGTTGGTCGATAACCTGCTCAAACTCATTCGTGGTGAAGATGTAGAGAATACCCTTTTACCACCGCGGTTAATTATTCGCGGTTCGAGTGTTTAA
- the glk gene encoding glucokinase yields MNTQTTTEFAPILVADIGGTNARFALITDFNAQTNQFVIEHNLTFPSADFGSLESAINQYFSQISFPKPSRACLAVAGPIKAGQVHLTNLGWHFNVADLKAEFSFEQLEVINDFAAFAYAAPYLDDSQNMAVKAGQADENANIAVMGPGTGFGAACLVRTSQGSAVLSCEAGHITLAAVTELDRQLISELKKQLNHVSVETVFSGPGIAHLYRAMAAVKGVEAKNLDAAQISELATTGQCEVCDATLNQFCDWIGSVAGDLALTFGALGGVFIGGGILPRMQQRLLSSRFVERFADKGIMSQYTSQIPVTLVTQDNIPFIGAAACIHVKSNA; encoded by the coding sequence ATGAACACACAGACAACTACAGAATTCGCTCCTATTCTTGTTGCCGATATCGGCGGCACTAACGCTCGTTTCGCTTTAATCACTGACTTTAATGCACAAACTAACCAGTTTGTTATCGAGCACAATTTAACATTCCCTAGTGCAGATTTTGGCTCTTTAGAAAGTGCGATAAACCAGTACTTTAGCCAAATTTCGTTTCCTAAGCCAAGCCGTGCATGTTTAGCGGTAGCAGGCCCGATTAAAGCAGGCCAAGTTCACTTAACAAACCTTGGCTGGCACTTTAACGTTGCGGATTTAAAAGCAGAGTTTTCATTTGAGCAACTTGAAGTAATCAATGATTTTGCAGCATTTGCTTATGCAGCGCCTTATTTAGATGATTCGCAAAATATGGCTGTTAAAGCAGGTCAGGCTGATGAAAATGCGAATATCGCAGTTATGGGGCCAGGTACAGGTTTTGGTGCTGCGTGTTTAGTTCGCACATCACAGGGCAGCGCTGTACTTAGCTGCGAAGCAGGGCACATTACCCTTGCGGCAGTGACAGAGTTAGACCGCCAGTTAATCAGTGAACTTAAAAAGCAGTTAAATCATGTATCTGTAGAGACCGTTTTTTCAGGCCCAGGTATTGCTCATTTATACCGCGCTATGGCCGCGGTAAAAGGTGTTGAAGCGAAAAATTTAGATGCTGCACAAATCAGCGAGCTTGCAACCACTGGTCAGTGTGAAGTCTGTGATGCAACACTCAATCAATTTTGTGATTGGATTGGCAGCGTAGCAGGGGACTTAGCCCTGACATTTGGCGCATTAGGTGGCGTATTTATTGGCGGTGGTATTTTACCTCGCATGCAACAACGTCTATTATCTAGTCGATTTGTTGAGCGTTTTGCAGACAAAGGCATTATGTCGCAATATACTTCACAGATCCCCGTTACGCTTGTAACACAAGACAACATTCCATTCATTGGTGCTGCTGCGTGTATACATGTTAAAAGTAACGCGTAA